The following coding sequences are from one Pseudonocardia sp. HH130630-07 window:
- the metH gene encoding methionine synthase: MSTRTVDPERVRQAERKTEQLRELLGTRIGVIDGAWGTVIQGMGLTPEDYRADWLTDHPKDTTGDPDLLNLTRPDLILDSHRRYFTAGADLTTTNTFTATTIGQADYALEDHVVAMNVEAAKLARRAADEAEAETGEPKWVAGSIGPLNVTLSLSPKVEDPAYRAVTYQQVYDSYAEQVAALDEGGVDVLLIETIFDTLNSKAALHAAHDVAPHLPVWISVTIVDRSGRTLSGQTVDAFWTSIRHAEPLVVGLNCALGADEMRPHAAALAEISDTFVATYPNAGLPNAFGGYDETPEQTAALLQEFAESGLVNIVGGCCGTGHDHIARISEAVRGLPPRTPAEPSHRTRFSGLERFEIGPDTGFVMIGERTNVTGSKRFRRLIESKDYTGALDVALDMVRGGANMLDVNMDADLLESADEMTTFLNLLATEPEIARLPIMIDSSRWPVIEAGLRCVQGKGVVNSISLKEGEEPFLAQAAVVRSYGAGVVVMAFDETGQADTADRKVEICGRAYDLLVQRAGLAPEDIIFDPNILAVATGMEEHNNYAKDFIDACPRIKERCPGAHISGGVSNLSFAFRGNNVVREAMDSAFLFHAIRAGLDMGIVNAGQLAVYQDIPADLLEMCEDILFNRRPDATDRLVDAAERFKGEGTQRKVDLSWRENDVRQRISHALVHGIVDFVEADTEEARAEAARPLDVIEGPLMDGMKIVGDLFGDGKMFLPQVVKSARVMKRAVAYLEPFMEKEKEEAKARGEIQSERGNGKVVMATVKGDVHDIGKNIVGVVLGCNSYEVVDLGVMVPAQTILDTAVAENADVIGLSGLITPSLDEMVGVAAEMERRGLKLPLLIGGATTSRQHTAVKVAPAYDGTVLHVLDASRVVGVVSDLLDDDRAEALAKRNAEDQDRLREQHANREAKPLLPIADAVANHERITFGELPVPEFTGIRECAPSIAELRELIDWQFLFLAWELKGKFPGILNSPVAKELYDDANAMLDEIIANDRFTARGVYGFWPAHAEGEDIVISPDSGDVRLPMLRQQTAKPEGRANRSLADYVAPDGDHLGAFAVSIHGAEEMAKEFEEALDDYKAIMVKAVADRLAEAFAEYAHRKARREWFEPDADQPLEELLAERFRGIRPAFGYPACPDHTLKRPLFDLLGAEETGVRLTESFAMMPAAAVSGMMFAHPDARYFTVGRIGPDQVSDYARRLGVDVAEVERWLRPNLGYTPDA, encoded by the coding sequence ATCTCCACGCGCACGGTCGACCCCGAGCGGGTCCGGCAGGCGGAACGCAAGACCGAGCAGCTCAGGGAACTGCTCGGAACGCGGATCGGCGTCATCGACGGCGCATGGGGCACGGTCATCCAGGGGATGGGCCTGACCCCGGAGGACTACCGGGCGGACTGGCTGACGGACCACCCGAAGGACACCACCGGTGATCCGGACCTGCTGAACCTCACCCGTCCGGACCTGATCCTGGACAGCCACCGGCGCTACTTCACCGCGGGTGCGGACCTCACGACCACGAACACCTTCACCGCGACGACGATCGGGCAGGCCGACTACGCCCTCGAGGACCACGTCGTGGCCATGAACGTCGAGGCCGCGAAGCTGGCCCGCCGGGCCGCCGACGAGGCGGAGGCTGAGACCGGCGAGCCCAAGTGGGTCGCCGGGTCGATCGGCCCGCTCAACGTCACGCTGTCGCTGTCGCCGAAGGTCGAGGACCCGGCCTACCGTGCCGTGACCTACCAGCAGGTCTACGACTCCTACGCCGAGCAGGTCGCCGCGCTCGACGAGGGCGGGGTCGACGTCCTGCTGATCGAGACGATCTTCGACACGCTGAACTCGAAGGCCGCGCTGCACGCCGCGCACGACGTCGCGCCGCACCTGCCGGTGTGGATCTCGGTCACCATCGTCGACCGGTCCGGCCGCACCCTGTCCGGGCAGACCGTGGACGCGTTCTGGACCTCGATCCGGCACGCCGAGCCGCTGGTCGTCGGGCTGAACTGCGCACTCGGGGCGGACGAGATGCGCCCGCACGCCGCGGCGCTCGCCGAGATCAGCGACACGTTCGTCGCGACCTACCCGAACGCCGGGCTGCCGAACGCGTTCGGCGGCTACGACGAGACCCCGGAGCAGACCGCGGCCCTGCTGCAGGAGTTCGCCGAGTCCGGCCTGGTCAACATCGTCGGCGGCTGCTGCGGGACCGGGCACGACCACATCGCGCGGATCTCCGAGGCGGTGAGGGGCCTCCCGCCGCGGACACCGGCCGAGCCCAGTCACCGGACCCGTTTCTCCGGGCTGGAGCGGTTCGAGATCGGCCCGGACACCGGCTTCGTGATGATCGGGGAGCGGACCAACGTCACGGGGTCCAAGCGCTTCCGCCGGCTGATCGAGTCGAAGGACTACACCGGCGCGCTGGACGTCGCGCTCGACATGGTCCGCGGCGGCGCGAACATGCTCGACGTCAACATGGACGCCGACCTGCTCGAGTCCGCCGACGAGATGACGACGTTCCTCAACCTGTTGGCCACCGAGCCGGAGATCGCCCGGCTGCCGATCATGATCGACAGCTCGCGGTGGCCGGTGATCGAGGCCGGGCTGCGCTGCGTGCAGGGCAAGGGCGTCGTGAACTCGATCAGCCTCAAGGAGGGTGAGGAGCCCTTCCTGGCCCAGGCCGCCGTCGTCCGGTCCTACGGTGCGGGCGTCGTCGTGATGGCGTTCGACGAGACCGGCCAGGCCGACACCGCCGACCGCAAGGTCGAGATCTGCGGACGGGCCTACGACCTGCTCGTGCAGCGCGCCGGGCTGGCACCCGAGGACATCATCTTCGACCCGAACATCCTCGCCGTCGCGACCGGCATGGAGGAGCACAACAACTACGCGAAGGACTTCATCGACGCCTGCCCCCGGATCAAGGAGCGGTGCCCGGGCGCGCACATCTCCGGCGGCGTCTCGAACCTGTCGTTCGCGTTCCGCGGCAACAACGTCGTCCGTGAGGCGATGGACTCGGCGTTCCTGTTCCACGCCATCAGGGCCGGCCTGGACATGGGCATCGTCAACGCCGGCCAGCTCGCCGTCTACCAGGACATCCCGGCGGACCTGCTGGAGATGTGCGAGGACATCCTGTTCAACCGGCGCCCGGACGCCACCGACCGTCTGGTCGACGCCGCGGAGCGGTTCAAGGGCGAGGGCACCCAGCGCAAGGTGGACCTCTCCTGGCGGGAGAACGACGTCCGCCAGCGGATCTCGCACGCGCTGGTGCACGGGATCGTCGACTTCGTCGAGGCCGACACCGAGGAGGCCCGCGCCGAGGCCGCGCGGCCGCTCGACGTGATCGAGGGCCCGCTGATGGACGGCATGAAGATCGTCGGCGACCTGTTCGGCGACGGGAAGATGTTCCTGCCCCAGGTCGTCAAGTCGGCGCGGGTGATGAAGCGGGCCGTCGCCTACCTCGAGCCCTTCATGGAGAAGGAGAAGGAGGAGGCCAAGGCCCGCGGCGAGATCCAGTCCGAGCGGGGCAACGGCAAGGTCGTCATGGCGACGGTCAAGGGCGACGTGCACGACATCGGCAAGAACATCGTCGGCGTCGTGCTCGGCTGCAACAGCTACGAGGTCGTCGACCTCGGCGTGATGGTGCCCGCGCAGACCATCCTCGACACCGCGGTCGCGGAGAACGCCGACGTCATCGGCCTGTCCGGGCTGATCACGCCGTCGCTGGACGAGATGGTCGGCGTCGCCGCGGAGATGGAGCGCCGGGGGCTCAAGCTCCCGCTGCTCATCGGCGGCGCCACGACCTCGCGCCAGCACACCGCCGTGAAGGTCGCCCCCGCCTACGACGGCACCGTGCTGCACGTCCTGGACGCGTCACGCGTCGTGGGCGTGGTGTCCGACCTGCTCGACGACGACCGTGCCGAGGCGCTGGCCAAGCGCAACGCCGAGGACCAGGACCGGCTGCGCGAGCAGCACGCCAACCGCGAGGCCAAGCCGCTGCTGCCGATCGCCGACGCGGTGGCCAACCACGAGCGGATCACCTTCGGTGAGCTGCCGGTCCCGGAGTTCACCGGGATCCGGGAGTGTGCCCCGAGCATCGCCGAGCTGCGGGAGCTCATCGACTGGCAGTTCCTGTTCCTGGCCTGGGAGCTGAAGGGCAAGTTCCCCGGGATCCTGAACTCGCCGGTGGCCAAGGAGCTCTACGACGACGCCAACGCGATGCTCGACGAGATCATCGCGAACGACCGGTTCACCGCACGGGGGGTGTACGGGTTCTGGCCGGCGCACGCCGAGGGCGAGGACATCGTCATCTCCCCGGACTCGGGCGACGTCCGGCTGCCGATGTTGCGCCAGCAGACGGCCAAGCCGGAGGGCCGGGCCAACCGGAGCCTGGCCGACTACGTGGCGCCCGACGGCGACCACCTCGGGGCCTTCGCCGTCTCGATCCACGGTGCCGAGGAGATGGCGAAGGAGTTCGAGGAGGCCCTCGACGACTACAAGGCCATCATGGTGAAGGCGGTCGCGGACCGGCTGGCCGAGGCCTTCGCCGAGTACGCGCACCGCAAGGCCCGCCGCGAGTGGTTCGAGCCCGACGCCGACCAGCCGCTCGAGGAGCTGCTGGCCGAGCGGTTCCGTGGGATCCGCCCGGCGTTCGGCTACCCGGCCTGCCCCGACCACACCCTCAAGCGCCCGCTGTTCGACCTGCTCGGCGCCGAGGAGACCGGGGTGCGGCTCACCGAGTCGTTCGCGATGATGCCGGCCGCGGCGGTCAGCGGGATGATGTTCGCCCATCCCGACGCGCGCTACTTCACCGTCGGCCGGATCGGCCCGGACCAGGTCTCCGACTACGCCCGGCGGCTCGGCGTCGACGTCGCCGAGGTCGAGCGGTGGCTGCGGCCGAACCTGGGGTACACCCCCGATGCCTGA
- a CDS encoding PAC2 family protein, with the protein MTDREPSTTGSGEEPTLVEPVLIAAFEGWNDAGEAASTALEHLELSWDAEPLTSIDPEEYYDFQVTRPHVKLAGGVTRKIEWQTTRLSWATLPGTDRHVVLVNGIEPNLRWRSFCAELVGHAERLGVTKVITLGALLTEVPHTRPTPVNGTSWDEDSQRDMGTEPSNYEGPTGIVAVFQQACVQAGIPAVSYWAEVPHYVSQAQVPKAAVALLHRIEEALDIEVPLGALPEKAEEWERTVSEMADADDEVREYVRQLEEQANETDEEEARTELRETSGDSIAADFERYLRRRGPNS; encoded by the coding sequence ATGACCGACCGAGAGCCGAGCACCACGGGCAGCGGTGAGGAGCCCACCCTCGTCGAGCCGGTCCTCATCGCGGCGTTCGAGGGCTGGAACGACGCCGGGGAGGCCGCGAGCACCGCGCTGGAGCACCTGGAGCTCAGCTGGGACGCCGAGCCGCTGACCTCGATCGATCCCGAGGAGTACTACGACTTCCAGGTCACGCGGCCGCACGTGAAGCTCGCCGGTGGCGTGACCCGCAAGATCGAGTGGCAGACCACCCGGCTGTCCTGGGCGACGCTGCCCGGCACGGACCGGCACGTCGTGCTCGTCAACGGGATCGAGCCGAACCTGCGCTGGCGCTCGTTCTGCGCCGAGCTCGTCGGCCACGCGGAGCGCCTGGGCGTGACGAAGGTCATCACGCTGGGCGCGCTGCTGACCGAGGTCCCGCACACCCGTCCGACGCCGGTGAACGGCACATCCTGGGACGAGGACTCACAGCGGGACATGGGCACCGAGCCGTCGAACTACGAGGGCCCGACCGGGATCGTCGCGGTGTTCCAGCAGGCGTGCGTCCAGGCCGGGATCCCGGCGGTGTCGTACTGGGCCGAGGTCCCGCACTACGTCTCCCAGGCCCAGGTACCGAAGGCCGCGGTCGCGCTGCTGCACCGGATCGAGGAGGCGCTCGACATCGAGGTCCCGCTGGGCGCGCTGCCGGAGAAGGCCGAGGAGTGGGAGCGCACCGTCTCCGAGATGGCCGACGCCGACGACGAGGTCCGCGAGTACGTCCGCCAGCTCGAGGAGCAGGCGAACGAGACCGACGAGGAGGAGGCCCGCACCGAGCTGCGGGAGACCTCCGGCGACTCGATCGCCGCCGACTTCGAGCGGTACCTGCGCCGGCGCGGGCCGAACTCCTGA
- a CDS encoding MFS transporter produces the protein MIAGLRRGALFAGAFLGPFGGGMTAAILPELGADLRVPTATASLSITAYLLPFAAVMLVSGTLGERWGRSRTVVAGYALYVAASLACILATSWTVFLAARALQGVANAFTTPLLLAALAAAVEPERLGRALGWSGSLQAAGQTSAPLVGGLAAEVDWRLAFGGAAVVALLLAVVGIPGGAGPARSDGRPALRSAWTGPVLRLGVVAGIGWGCLAGLNFLLALRLEEVFGLGSGPRGLVLTALGVTGVLTARLIGGAVDRIGPRRCVLTGAVAGGVLVALIGVLPTLWAVVTLWALAGVCSQLVLVGVNALVLGTGGRNGGGAVSVVQAVRFAGTAASPVALTPVYHADPLVAFLAPAGLLAVAAPAVLAAGTRR, from the coding sequence GTGATCGCCGGGCTGCGGCGCGGGGCGCTGTTCGCCGGTGCGTTCCTCGGGCCGTTCGGCGGTGGCATGACCGCCGCGATCCTGCCCGAGCTGGGCGCGGACCTCCGCGTCCCGACCGCGACCGCATCGCTGTCGATCACCGCCTACCTGCTGCCGTTCGCGGCGGTGATGCTGGTGTCCGGGACGCTGGGCGAGCGGTGGGGCCGGTCGCGCACGGTCGTCGCCGGGTACGCGCTGTACGTCGCGGCCTCGCTGGCCTGCATCCTCGCGACGTCCTGGACGGTCTTCCTCGCGGCCCGGGCGCTGCAGGGGGTCGCCAACGCCTTCACCACCCCCCTGCTGCTGGCCGCGCTCGCCGCCGCGGTGGAACCGGAGCGGCTGGGGCGCGCACTCGGCTGGTCGGGCTCGCTGCAGGCCGCCGGGCAGACGTCCGCGCCGCTGGTCGGCGGGCTCGCCGCGGAGGTCGACTGGCGGCTGGCGTTCGGCGGCGCCGCGGTGGTCGCGCTGCTGCTGGCCGTCGTCGGGATCCCGGGCGGTGCCGGTCCGGCCCGCAGCGACGGGCGCCCGGCGCTGCGGTCGGCGTGGACCGGACCGGTGCTGCGCCTCGGTGTGGTCGCCGGGATCGGGTGGGGCTGCCTGGCCGGGCTGAACTTCCTGCTCGCACTGCGGCTGGAGGAGGTGTTCGGCCTCGGGTCCGGGCCGCGCGGCCTGGTCCTGACGGCGCTGGGCGTCACCGGCGTCCTCACCGCCCGGCTGATCGGCGGGGCGGTCGACCGGATCGGCCCGCGCCGGTGCGTGCTCACCGGCGCCGTCGCCGGCGGTGTCCTCGTGGCACTGATCGGGGTGCTGCCCACGCTGTGGGCCGTGGTCACGCTGTGGGCGCTGGCCGGGGTCTGCAGCCAGCTCGTCCTGGTCGGGGTGAACGCGCTGGTCCTGGGCACCGGCGGGCGCAACGGCGGTGGTGCGGTCTCGGTGGTGCAGGCGGTCCGCTTCGCCGGGACGGCGGCCTCCCCCGTCGCGCTGACCCCGGTCTACCACGCCGATCCGCTCGTGGCGTTCCTCGCGCCGGCCGGGCTGCTCGCGGTGGCGGCACCGGCCGTGCTGGCGGCCGGGACGCGGCGCTGA
- a CDS encoding zinc-binding dehydrogenase, with amino-acid sequence MRAIVVERFGGPDVLVLRETADPVPGTGEVVVDVEYAGVLSLDAALRRGEGPPRCAPVPPYVPGGAVAGVVTGLGAGADPGLHGARVLLRAPGGGHAERVAAPVPSLVPIPDGLGSGPAAALLDDGGTALGLLERTPVHPGEHVLVLPAAGGLGSLLVQLVTAAGGRVIGAARGESRQQRVRALGAEYVVDHSRPGWVAELHDLLPRGPAVVFDGVGGPAGRSTAWLVAEGGRYSSYGTAAGPPPELGPCEERARRLTVSSIDQLAGFGPDAPRRVREVLALAAAGELRPLVGAQYPLAEAARAHDDLEGRRATGTILLRP; translated from the coding sequence ATGCGGGCGATCGTGGTGGAGCGGTTCGGCGGACCGGACGTGCTGGTGCTGCGGGAGACGGCGGATCCGGTGCCCGGCACCGGGGAGGTCGTCGTCGACGTCGAGTACGCCGGGGTGCTGTCGCTGGACGCCGCACTGCGCCGCGGCGAGGGTCCACCGCGGTGCGCCCCGGTCCCGCCGTACGTGCCGGGCGGGGCCGTCGCCGGTGTGGTGACCGGGCTCGGCGCCGGGGCCGACCCGGGCCTGCACGGCGCCAGGGTGCTGCTCCGGGCCCCCGGCGGCGGCCACGCGGAGCGGGTGGCGGCGCCGGTGCCGTCGCTGGTCCCGATCCCGGACGGGCTCGGCAGCGGACCCGCGGCCGCCCTGCTCGACGACGGCGGCACCGCCCTGGGCCTGCTCGAACGCACCCCGGTCCACCCGGGTGAGCACGTGCTGGTGCTCCCGGCCGCCGGTGGGCTGGGGAGCCTGCTGGTCCAGCTGGTGACGGCGGCCGGCGGCCGGGTGATCGGTGCGGCCCGCGGCGAGTCCCGGCAGCAGCGGGTCCGCGCGCTCGGCGCCGAGTACGTCGTCGACCACAGCCGGCCGGGCTGGGTCGCCGAGCTGCACGACCTGCTGCCCCGGGGACCGGCCGTGGTGTTCGACGGCGTCGGTGGCCCGGCGGGCCGCTCGACCGCGTGGCTGGTGGCCGAGGGCGGGCGGTACAGCTCCTACGGCACCGCGGCTGGCCCGCCGCCGGAACTCGGTCCCTGCGAGGAGCGGGCCCGGCGGCTCACCGTCTCCTCGATCGACCAGCTCGCCGGGTTCGGGCCGGACGCCCCCCGCCGGGTCCGTGAGGTGCTGGCCCTGGCCGCGGCCGGGGAGCTGCGCCCGCTGGTCGGGGCGCAGTACCCGCTGGCCGAGGCCGCACGGGCGCACGACGACCTGGAGGGCCGCCGCGCGACCGGCACGATCCTGCTCCGGCCCTGA
- the mshC gene encoding cysteine--1-D-myo-inosityl 2-amino-2-deoxy-alpha-D-glucopyranoside ligase, producing the protein MDTWAPTDVPALAGSGPPLRLHDTATGSVRPTAPGAVATMYVCGITPYDATHLGHAATYLAFDLVNRVWRDHGHEVHYVQNVTDIDEPLLERAARDQDDWVVLGLRETALFREDMEALRVLPPREFVGAVEAIPEIAELVEKLVASGAAYRIDDDEHPDVYHDVSATGRFGYESNYDLETMLRFSRERGGDPDRPGKRNPLDPLLWRTARPGEPAWDSGLGRGRPGWHVECAAIGLNRLGTQIDVNGGGSDLIFPHHECGALHAESLTGQHPFARHYVHTGMIGLDGEKMSKSQGNLVFVSKLRNSGVDPNVIRVALLDGHYRTDRSWTDEVHATGEKRVARWREAVRLDAAPGADGLVAALRTYLADDLDTPGALAAVDAWADEALTRRGTDTAAPGLARTVLDALLGVRL; encoded by the coding sequence ATGGACACCTGGGCCCCGACCGACGTTCCCGCACTGGCGGGCAGCGGGCCACCGCTGCGACTGCACGACACCGCCACCGGATCGGTCCGCCCGACGGCTCCGGGCGCGGTCGCGACGATGTACGTCTGCGGGATCACCCCCTACGACGCGACGCACCTCGGCCACGCGGCCACCTACCTGGCCTTCGACCTGGTGAACCGGGTGTGGCGGGACCACGGGCACGAGGTCCACTACGTGCAGAACGTGACCGACATCGACGAGCCGCTGCTGGAGCGTGCCGCCCGCGACCAGGACGACTGGGTCGTGCTGGGCCTGCGCGAGACGGCCCTGTTCCGGGAGGACATGGAGGCGCTGCGGGTGCTCCCGCCGCGCGAGTTCGTCGGTGCGGTCGAGGCGATCCCGGAGATCGCCGAGCTGGTCGAGAAGCTCGTCGCCTCCGGCGCCGCGTACCGGATCGACGACGACGAGCACCCGGACGTCTACCACGACGTCTCGGCCACCGGCCGGTTCGGCTACGAGTCGAACTACGACCTGGAGACCATGCTGCGGTTCTCCCGCGAGCGCGGCGGTGACCCGGACCGGCCCGGCAAGCGCAACCCGCTCGACCCGCTGCTGTGGCGCACCGCGCGCCCCGGCGAACCCGCCTGGGACTCCGGGCTGGGCCGGGGCCGGCCGGGCTGGCACGTCGAGTGCGCCGCGATCGGGCTGAACCGGCTGGGCACGCAGATCGACGTCAACGGCGGCGGCTCCGACCTGATCTTCCCGCACCACGAGTGCGGTGCGCTGCACGCCGAGTCGCTGACCGGGCAGCACCCGTTCGCCCGGCACTACGTGCACACCGGCATGATCGGGCTCGACGGCGAGAAGATGTCGAAGTCCCAGGGCAACCTGGTGTTCGTCTCGAAGCTGCGCAACTCCGGCGTGGACCCGAACGTCATCCGGGTCGCCCTGCTCGACGGGCACTACCGCACCGACCGCTCCTGGACCGACGAGGTGCACGCGACGGGGGAGAAGCGGGTCGCGCGGTGGCGCGAGGCCGTGCGGCTCGACGCCGCCCCGGGTGCCGACGGCCTGGTGGCGGCACTGCGCACGTACCTGGCCGACGATCTCGACACCCCGGGTGCGCTGGCGGCTGTCGACGCGTGGGCGGACGAGGCGCTGACCCGCCGGGGCACCGACACCGCGGCCCCGGGGCTGGCCAGGACCGTCCTGGACGCGCTGCTCGGCGTCCGCCTCTGA
- a CDS encoding sodium:solute symporter produces the protein MRTLDLIVIVAYLVVSLGIGLWMSGRQKSNEDYFLGGRELPWWAVSLSVVATETSALTVISVPTVAYLGSLTYLQLALGYLLGRIVVAFVLLPRYAAGKLTTAYGYLGQRFGRGMQGTASVAFLVTRLLADGVRMFAAAIPVKVILAGLGLDVSFFWIIVVLSLVTVAYTYVGGIKAVVWTDVLQMVLYVVGGIVAVAVIGPQLPAGFWGDAVAAGKTQLLDFTSNPVSAPYAFVTAVVGGALLSTASHGVDQIIVQRLLACRSVRDGQKALIASAVVVGLQFALFLVVGLFLWGYYGGATPAALGLQTGDELFPRFIVEGLPPGVSGLLLAGILAAAMSTLSSSLSALSSSTVIDLVQTVFRRELSTGQGIRLARITTLVWGLVFIVFANLFTSTENPVVELGLSVAGITYGGLLGAFALGLFVPRARQSDAIVGFSVAVVVMAALFLLAPTLVGFTWYTAIGLVITVLLGFLLSLRRPAGRGTESAAGAVRSDA, from the coding sequence CTGCGCACCCTCGACCTGATCGTCATCGTCGCCTACCTGGTGGTCTCACTGGGTATCGGGCTCTGGATGTCCGGGCGGCAGAAGTCCAACGAGGACTACTTCCTGGGTGGCCGGGAGCTGCCGTGGTGGGCCGTGTCGCTCTCGGTGGTCGCCACCGAGACCTCGGCGCTGACCGTGATCAGCGTGCCGACGGTCGCCTACCTCGGGTCGCTGACCTACCTGCAGCTGGCGCTGGGGTACCTGCTCGGCCGGATCGTCGTCGCGTTCGTGCTGCTGCCGCGCTACGCCGCGGGGAAGCTGACCACGGCCTACGGGTACCTCGGGCAGCGGTTCGGGCGCGGCATGCAGGGGACGGCGTCGGTCGCGTTCCTCGTCACCCGGCTGCTCGCCGACGGCGTGCGGATGTTCGCCGCGGCGATCCCGGTCAAGGTCATCCTCGCCGGGCTGGGGCTCGACGTGTCGTTCTTCTGGATCATCGTCGTGCTGTCGCTGGTCACCGTGGCCTACACCTACGTGGGCGGGATCAAGGCCGTCGTGTGGACCGACGTCCTGCAGATGGTCCTCTACGTCGTCGGCGGCATCGTGGCGGTGGCCGTGATCGGCCCGCAGCTGCCGGCGGGGTTCTGGGGCGACGCGGTCGCCGCCGGGAAGACCCAGCTGCTCGACTTCACCTCGAACCCGGTCTCCGCGCCGTACGCCTTCGTGACCGCCGTGGTCGGCGGGGCGCTGCTGTCGACGGCGAGCCACGGCGTCGACCAGATCATCGTGCAGCGGCTGCTCGCCTGCCGCAGTGTCCGGGACGGGCAGAAGGCGCTGATCGCCTCCGCGGTCGTCGTCGGGCTGCAGTTCGCGCTGTTCCTGGTCGTCGGGCTGTTCCTGTGGGGCTACTACGGCGGCGCCACCCCCGCCGCGCTCGGCCTGCAGACCGGCGACGAGCTGTTCCCGAGGTTCATCGTCGAGGGCCTGCCCCCCGGGGTCTCCGGCCTGCTGCTCGCCGGGATCCTCGCCGCGGCGATGTCGACGCTCAGCTCCTCGCTGTCCGCGCTGTCCTCGTCCACCGTGATCGACCTGGTGCAGACGGTGTTCCGGCGCGAGCTGTCGACCGGCCAGGGGATCCGGCTGGCCCGGATCACGACGCTGGTGTGGGGGCTGGTGTTCATCGTCTTCGCGAACCTGTTCACCTCCACTGAGAACCCGGTCGTCGAGCTGGGGCTCTCGGTAGCGGGCATCACCTACGGCGGCCTGCTCGGCGCGTTCGCGCTCGGCCTGTTCGTCCCGCGGGCCCGGCAGTCCGACGCGATCGTCGGCTTCTCGGTCGCGGTCGTCGTGATGGCCGCCCTGTTCCTACTCGCACCGACACTGGTCGGGTTCACCTGGTACACCGCGATCGGCCTGGTCATCACCGTGCTGCTCGGCTTCCTGCTGTCGCTGCGCCGGCCGGCCGGGCGCGGCACGGAATCCGCGGCGGGTGCCGTGCGTTCGGACGCATGA
- a CDS encoding anhydro-N-acetylmuramic acid kinase — translation MIVVGLSSGTSVDAIDVAAAELRLDDDGAVAMSPLGGLEVPFDPELRAAVLAALPPAATTLADVARIDTGLGRAFAAAAVRGVDELTGGRAELVASHGQTLFHWVEDGHVRGTLQLGQPAWIAEATGLPVLSDLRARDVAAGGHGAPLASVLDVLLLGERAATTGGPVAALNLGGIANVTVVGGAEPVALDTGPANALLDAAVRAAGAGDRDTGGRRALRGTVDAAALDRLLAEPYYRLPAPKSTGKELFDGGYTARVLAGHAVLDRLDDLLATLTELTAATVAGALAPHRVREVLVSGGGAANPAVVAALERRLAPAVLRPVSDAGLPGDAKEALLFALLGFLTWHGVPATVPSCTGAARPTLAGRISPGAGPLRLPRPVRPPSRLRITPPAAPGT, via the coding sequence GTGATCGTCGTCGGGCTGTCCTCGGGCACCTCGGTGGACGCCATCGACGTCGCCGCCGCCGAGCTGCGCCTCGACGACGACGGGGCGGTCGCGATGAGCCCGCTCGGCGGTCTGGAGGTGCCGTTCGACCCGGAGCTGCGCGCCGCCGTGCTCGCGGCGCTGCCGCCCGCGGCGACGACGCTGGCCGACGTCGCCCGGATCGACACCGGGCTCGGACGGGCGTTCGCCGCGGCGGCGGTCCGGGGCGTCGACGAGCTGACCGGTGGCCGCGCCGAGCTCGTCGCCAGCCACGGTCAGACGCTGTTCCACTGGGTCGAGGACGGGCACGTGCGCGGCACCCTGCAGCTCGGCCAGCCCGCCTGGATCGCCGAGGCCACCGGCCTGCCCGTGCTGTCGGACCTGCGGGCCCGCGACGTCGCCGCGGGTGGTCACGGGGCCCCGCTGGCGTCGGTGCTCGACGTCTTGCTGCTCGGCGAGCGGGCCGCGACCACGGGCGGGCCGGTCGCCGCGCTGAACCTCGGCGGGATCGCCAACGTCACCGTCGTGGGCGGGGCGGAGCCCGTCGCCCTCGACACCGGCCCGGCCAACGCCCTGCTCGACGCGGCCGTGCGGGCGGCCGGAGCGGGGGACCGCGACACCGGGGGCCGGCGCGCGCTGCGCGGCACGGTCGACGCGGCGGCACTGGATCGGCTGCTCGCCGAGCCGTACTACCGGCTGCCCGCGCCGAAGAGCACCGGCAAGGAGCTGTTCGACGGCGGCTACACGGCCCGCGTGCTCGCCGGGCACGCCGTGCTCGACCGGCTCGACGACCTGCTCGCCACCCTCACCGAGCTGACCGCGGCCACCGTGGCCGGCGCGCTCGCCCCGCACCGGGTGCGGGAGGTGCTCGTGTCCGGTGGTGGCGCGGCCAACCCGGCCGTCGTCGCCGCGCTGGAACGCCGGCTCGCCCCGGCGGTGCTGCGTCCCGTGTCGGACGCCGGACTGCCCGGCGACGCCAAGGAGGCGTTGCTGTTCGCCCTGCTCGGGTTCCTCACCTGGCACGGCGTGCCCGCCACCGTCCCGTCCTGCACCGGGGCGGCGAGGCCGACGCTCGCCGGCCGGATCAGCCCCGGAGCGGGCCCGCTGCGGCTGCCCCGGCCGGTGCGGCCGCCGTCCCGGCTCCGGATCACGCCCCCGGCCGCGCCGGGCACCTGA